A genomic window from Synechococcus sp. CBW1107 includes:
- a CDS encoding DUF3177 family protein gives MPETLYRTLVWLDFRLAVVFTLGLPLVLLVWAAWRREGALLRLMGIYWKVASLLAIAVLLFVDARPLAYPLMIVAKLLMVASLWFWVDLNEELADLPPWRALPLTLRSWRWALTALGLLGAGLGVGAMGCGLGAAGSTFCQTWLEAPRRLHGVAAQVFSFVFGADLTPTLTAFFGYLALVAYVVGLLQWILVRLPRQGRVAGGF, from the coding sequence GTGCCCGAGACGCTGTACCGCACCCTGGTGTGGCTCGACTTCCGTCTGGCGGTGGTCTTCACCCTGGGTCTGCCTCTGGTGCTGCTGGTCTGGGCGGCGTGGCGGCGCGAGGGGGCGTTGCTGCGGCTGATGGGCATCTACTGGAAGGTGGCCAGTCTGCTGGCGATCGCCGTGCTGTTGTTCGTCGACGCCCGGCCCCTGGCCTATCCGCTGATGATCGTGGCGAAACTGCTGATGGTGGCGTCGCTCTGGTTCTGGGTGGATCTGAACGAGGAACTGGCCGATCTGCCCCCCTGGCGGGCCCTGCCGCTCACGCTGCGCAGCTGGCGCTGGGCGCTCACGGCCCTTGGACTGCTGGGGGCTGGTCTTGGTGTGGGCGCCATGGGCTGTGGCCTGGGAGCGGCCGGCAGCACCTTCTGCCAGACCTGGCTCGAGGCCCCGCGGCGCCTGCACGGTGTGGCCGCTCAGGTGTTCTCCTTCGTGTTCGGCGCCGACCTCACCCCCACCCTCACCGCCTTCTTCGGCTACCTGGCGCTGGTGGCGTATGTGGTGGGTCTGCTGCAGTGGATCCTGGTGCGTCTGCCCCGGCAGGGGCGTGTGGCGGGAGGGTTCTGA
- a CDS encoding FIST N-terminal domain-containing protein, giving the protein MPAPHLFSWLRRGDEQASCRTALSRRPSLEDAVSEVVDQLSARNFGAAARGEADLALVFCSTSYASDLPRLLPLLRSRLRAGHWLGAAGGGVVGTGASGTAHEVEQEPALSVMLLRLPGAELQLFGLDTDQLPDLDGDSRAWIDWVGADPERADSMLLLVDPTCQAINDLISGLDYAFPGLTKVGGIAGPHSASHGSLLLDDRVVTGAVGCLIGGSWSIDPVVAQGCRPIGPVFEIEQAERNVVLQLSRGDQQNTPVNCLQTILQTLNPAERELVRHSLFLGVARNTFNLAGGGEDSGTTAFLVRNLIGVDPRNGAVAVAERLRVGQQVQFQLRDADASRQELRQLLHSQAMVSARPLAGLLFACLGRGKGLYGEADGDVRIAQEEFPGLPVAGAFCNGEIGPVGGSTYLHGYTASWGFLVPRPDAAASAEPPPEA; this is encoded by the coding sequence ATGCCTGCGCCTCACCTGTTCTCCTGGCTCCGCCGCGGTGATGAGCAGGCTTCCTGCCGCACGGCGCTCTCACGCCGGCCGTCGCTCGAGGACGCCGTCAGCGAAGTGGTGGACCAGCTCAGCGCCAGGAACTTTGGCGCCGCGGCCCGGGGGGAGGCGGATCTGGCCCTGGTGTTCTGCTCCACCAGCTATGCCAGCGACCTGCCGCGGCTGCTGCCGCTGCTGCGCTCGCGTCTGAGGGCTGGCCACTGGCTTGGCGCCGCCGGCGGTGGCGTGGTGGGCACCGGCGCCAGCGGCACGGCCCATGAAGTGGAGCAGGAACCAGCACTGAGCGTGATGCTGCTGCGTCTGCCTGGGGCGGAGTTGCAGCTGTTCGGGCTCGACACCGACCAGTTGCCCGATCTCGATGGCGACAGCCGCGCCTGGATCGACTGGGTGGGGGCCGATCCGGAGCGGGCCGACTCCATGCTGCTGCTGGTGGACCCCACCTGCCAGGCCATCAACGACCTGATCAGCGGACTGGATTACGCCTTTCCGGGCCTGACCAAGGTGGGGGGCATCGCCGGCCCCCACAGCGCCAGCCATGGATCCCTGCTGCTGGACGACCGGGTGGTGACCGGTGCCGTGGGCTGCCTGATCGGCGGCAGCTGGAGCATCGATCCGGTGGTGGCCCAGGGCTGCCGGCCGATCGGCCCGGTGTTCGAGATCGAGCAGGCGGAGCGCAATGTGGTGCTGCAGCTGAGCCGCGGCGACCAGCAGAACACCCCGGTGAACTGCCTGCAGACGATCCTTCAGACCCTCAACCCCGCCGAGCGGGAACTGGTGCGCCACTCCCTCTTCCTCGGGGTGGCGCGCAACACCTTCAACCTTGCGGGGGGGGGCGAAGACTCCGGGACCACGGCCTTTCTCGTGAGGAATCTGATCGGGGTGGATCCCCGCAACGGAGCCGTGGCGGTGGCCGAGCGCCTGCGGGTGGGCCAGCAGGTGCAGTTCCAGCTCCGTGATGCCGACGCGTCCCGTCAGGAGCTGCGTCAGTTGCTGCACAGCCAGGCCATGGTCTCCGCGCGCCCCCTGGCGGGCCTGCTCTTCGCCTGCCTGGGCCGGGGCAAGGGGCTCTACGGCGAAGCCGATGGCGACGTGAGAATTGCCCAGGAGGAGTTTCCAGGCCTGCCCGTGGCCGGGGCCTTCTGCAACGGAGAGATCGGTCCGGTGGGGGGCAGCACGTATCTGCACGGCTACACGGCCAGCTGGGGCTTTCTGGTGCCCCGACCCGACGCCGCGGCGTCAGCGGAACCGCCGCCGGAGGCTTGA
- the trmB gene encoding tRNA (guanosine(46)-N7)-methyltransferase TrmB has protein sequence MVRQHVNPLSRVHQQPLVLPPLIELFERPEHPLHLDIGSARGRFLLAMASLQPERNFLGVEIRRPLVEAAERDRQTQGGGNLRFLACNANVSLLSWLRGLPAGRLQLVTIQFPDPWFKSRHHKRRVLQSELLQALAAALPEGGELFLQSDVKSVIEPMVALSEASGWFLRPQEDGRPWRSDNPLPVATERERIVLAHGLPVYRVLYRRSGRVCAPPQPPLEPWAGATHNPTASPAGT, from the coding sequence GTGGTACGACAGCACGTCAACCCCCTCTCGCGGGTGCACCAGCAACCCCTTGTGCTGCCACCCCTGATCGAGCTGTTCGAGCGGCCCGAGCACCCCCTCCACCTCGACATCGGTAGTGCCCGGGGACGCTTTCTGCTGGCGATGGCCTCACTCCAGCCTGAGCGGAACTTCCTCGGGGTCGAGATCCGCCGGCCCCTCGTGGAGGCCGCCGAGCGCGACCGCCAGACGCAGGGCGGCGGCAATCTGCGCTTCCTCGCCTGCAACGCCAATGTGAGCCTGCTGAGCTGGCTGCGGGGCCTGCCGGCCGGAAGGCTTCAACTGGTGACGATCCAGTTTCCGGACCCCTGGTTCAAGAGCCGGCACCACAAGAGACGGGTGCTGCAGAGCGAGTTGCTCCAGGCCCTGGCCGCTGCCCTGCCTGAAGGAGGCGAGCTGTTTCTGCAGAGCGATGTGAAGTCGGTGATCGAGCCGATGGTGGCGCTCAGCGAAGCCAGCGGCTGGTTTCTGCGTCCCCAGGAGGACGGGCGCCCCTGGCGGAGTGACAACCCGCTGCCGGTGGCGACTGAGCGGGAGCGGATCGTGCTCGCCCATGGGCTGCCGGTGTACCGGGTGCTCTACCGGCGCAGCGGCCGGGTCTGCGCCCCTCCCCAGCCGCCCCTGGAGCCATGGGCCGGGGCCACCCATAATCCGACGGCCAGCCCCGCCGGCACCTGA
- a CDS encoding IctB family putative bicarbonate transporter: MSTPTLHAAAPPEHERRVPWLLSWQGLFAAASAGPLARNLPLLAGLVLCALMAGLPLVTRAGLSLLILASGLLWLIWALCTPAGRIGPISGWLLVMLAVAVLATGFSPVPTAAAKGLLKLLSYLGVYALMRQLLATAPPWWDRIVAALLGGELITAVIGIRQLYGDSSALARWSDPNSVAEGTVRIYSTLDNPNLLAGYLLPILPLAAVALLRWRRPMARLYALSALLIGAVALLLTYSRGGWLGMVTALGSLALLLALRASRHWSPLLRRLFPLMLLLGGGLVLVLAVSQIEPLRVRVLSLVAGREDSSNNFRINVWMAALQMIQDRPWLGIGPGNTIFNLIYPLYQQPKFNALSAYSIPLELAVEGGIPGLLAGLGLLQCSLRQGLAQLRREHPHALPALGAVAAILGLCVQGLTDTIFFRPEVQLTGWFCLASLASLPAAVSDG; the protein is encoded by the coding sequence ATGTCCACCCCCACCCTCCACGCCGCCGCCCCACCGGAACATGAGCGGCGGGTGCCCTGGCTGCTGAGCTGGCAGGGCCTGTTCGCCGCGGCGTCAGCGGGGCCCCTGGCCAGGAATCTGCCCCTGCTGGCCGGGCTGGTGCTCTGCGCTCTGATGGCGGGTCTGCCGCTGGTCACCCGGGCCGGGCTGAGCCTGCTGATCCTCGCCAGTGGACTGCTCTGGCTGATCTGGGCCCTGTGCACCCCCGCCGGCCGCATCGGCCCGATCAGCGGCTGGCTGCTGGTGATGCTGGCCGTGGCGGTGCTGGCCACGGGCTTCTCGCCCGTACCCACCGCCGCGGCCAAGGGCCTGCTCAAACTGCTCAGCTACCTGGGCGTCTATGCCCTGATGCGCCAGCTTCTGGCCACTGCTCCACCCTGGTGGGACAGGATCGTGGCGGCCCTGCTGGGCGGGGAACTGATCACGGCGGTGATCGGCATCCGCCAGCTCTATGGCGACAGTTCCGCCCTGGCCCGCTGGTCGGATCCGAACTCGGTGGCGGAAGGCACGGTGCGCATCTACAGCACCCTCGACAACCCCAATCTGCTGGCGGGCTACCTGCTGCCGATCCTGCCCCTGGCGGCGGTGGCCCTGCTGCGCTGGCGGCGCCCGATGGCCCGCCTCTACGCCCTCTCGGCGCTGCTGATCGGTGCGGTGGCCCTGCTGCTCACCTACAGCCGTGGTGGCTGGCTGGGGATGGTGACGGCCCTGGGCAGCCTGGCCCTGCTGCTGGCTCTGCGGGCCAGCCGCCACTGGTCACCGCTGCTACGCCGGCTGTTTCCCCTGATGCTGCTGCTCGGGGGTGGCCTTGTGCTGGTGCTCGCCGTGAGTCAGATCGAGCCCCTGCGCGTGCGGGTGCTGAGCCTGGTGGCAGGCCGGGAGGACAGCTCCAACAACTTCCGCATCAACGTCTGGATGGCGGCGCTGCAGATGATCCAGGACCGGCCCTGGCTCGGCATCGGCCCCGGCAACACGATCTTCAACCTGATCTATCCGCTCTACCAGCAGCCGAAGTTCAACGCCCTCAGCGCCTACTCGATCCCTCTGGAGCTGGCCGTGGAGGGGGGCATCCCCGGCCTGCTGGCGGGTCTGGGCCTCCTGCAGTGCAGCCTGCGCCAGGGCCTGGCCCAGCTGCGGCGTGAGCACCCCCATGCCCTGCCGGCACTGGGGGCCGTGGCGGCAATCCTGGGACTCTGCGTCCAGGGCCTCACCGACACGATCTTCTTCCGCCCGGAGGTCCAGCTCACCGGCTGGTTCTGCCTCGCCAGCCTGGCCAGCCTGCCGGCTGCGGTCTCGGATGGATGA